A genomic region of Psychrobacter sp. M13 contains the following coding sequences:
- a CDS encoding O-succinylhomoserine sulfhydrylase has translation MQTIAVRAGQHRTDEGEHSEAIFTTSSYVYTSASDAAAHFDGTKTGNVYSRHTNPSVRTFERRLAALENGERAVATASGMGAILTMCLAYLKSGDHLLAANQLFGSSIGLFNNYMAKFGVEVSYVDCFDNDAWEQAVQPNTKLIYCESPSNPLAQICDIRFLSKLCKANDILLVVDNCFGSPAIQRPLDLGADVVIHSATKYLDGQGRVLGGALVGSDALMQEAFTVVRSGGISMSPFNAWVFTKGLETLKLRMQAHCANANQVAQFLDNHPKVTTVHFSGLPSHPAHELAKSQHHMKDGFGAIMGFEVVATDNLDAKASAWHVIDSTNMISITNNLGDAKTTITHPATTTHFRLTPKDRADAGVRDGLIRLSVGLEDIEDIIKDLARGLDSL, from the coding sequence ATGCAAACCATCGCGGTACGTGCAGGCCAGCATCGTACTGATGAGGGCGAACATTCAGAGGCGATATTTACCACCAGCTCCTATGTTTATACCTCAGCCAGTGATGCTGCCGCACACTTTGATGGCACTAAGACGGGTAATGTCTACTCACGTCATACTAATCCTAGCGTGCGCACCTTTGAGCGTCGCCTTGCTGCGCTTGAGAATGGCGAGCGCGCGGTCGCAACGGCCTCTGGTATGGGTGCGATCTTAACGATGTGCTTGGCTTATCTTAAATCTGGTGATCATCTACTCGCGGCAAATCAACTATTTGGCTCGTCCATTGGTCTATTCAACAATTACATGGCTAAGTTTGGCGTTGAAGTCAGTTACGTTGATTGCTTCGATAATGACGCTTGGGAGCAAGCCGTTCAGCCTAATACTAAGCTGATCTATTGCGAAAGTCCGAGTAATCCGTTAGCACAAATCTGTGATATTAGATTTTTGAGTAAGCTATGCAAAGCCAATGATATTCTGTTAGTCGTCGATAACTGCTTTGGTTCGCCTGCTATTCAGCGTCCGCTTGATTTGGGCGCGGATGTGGTGATTCATTCGGCAACTAAATACTTAGATGGTCAGGGCCGAGTGCTTGGCGGCGCATTGGTCGGTAGCGATGCGCTGATGCAAGAGGCCTTTACCGTAGTACGCTCAGGCGGTATCAGCATGAGTCCATTTAACGCTTGGGTATTTACTAAAGGTTTAGAGACTCTCAAGTTGCGCATGCAAGCGCACTGCGCTAATGCCAATCAAGTGGCACAGTTTTTGGATAATCACCCTAAGGTGACGACTGTGCATTTCTCAGGTTTGCCAAGTCATCCTGCGCACGAGTTGGCAAAATCTCAACATCACATGAAAGACGGCTTTGGGGCGATTATGGGCTTTGAAGTTGTCGCAACTGATAACCTCGATGCCAAAGCCTCAGCATGGCATGTTATCGACTCAACCAATATGATCTCTATCACTAACAACTTAGGCGATGCCAAAACCACGATCACTCACCCAGCCACAACGACGCACTTTCGCCTGACGCCTAAAGATCGTGCTGATGCTGGCGTTAGAGACGGCCTGATTCGTTTATCTGTTGGGCTTGAGGATATTGAAGATATCATCAAGGATCTAGCACGCGGTTTGGACAGTTTGTAA
- a CDS encoding phospholipase D family protein: protein MLTSIISNTVPSKVPNKLSLSLVLGISLSLSGCQILPKQPHLPDSKALSARVNALYQTSQPQQPSNGLSSSDNTDLVTAISAQNQIHPDLSGYHPIVTGANAFAARSILTGMANRNIDVQYYIWHNDQAGQLLLKDLWEAAERGVIVRLLLDDFNNTATFDQHLLRFASHPNIAVRIINPLMHRKFQALNFVTGLPRINRRMHNKSMTFDKQITIIGGRNIGNEYLSNDQSSQFADLDVLLIGKVVADIDNSFIDYWSSPISFDVQTLVNLDKDASSDFLSNLDQLEDDKSQPRSSLSMYRSAIEDSSIDTDIINKRIPFRWTDMQFLSDDVGKLTKSVSADTNLVAQLRTLLGRPSKQLTIISSYFVPTKDGVNTLVQLAESGIKIKILTNSFDATDVTAVHSGYSQWRPKMLRAGIKIYELKSTASEEKRENKLWRARSQSSTSLHAKTFAIDDHQVFIGSYNVDPRSANINTEMGVIINDDELARQLHEALDDDLLNQAYEVKILEGGELQWHTIVDGKPVIYGAEPKVDIADHAWLTIMSWLPIDWLL, encoded by the coding sequence ATGTTGACGTCCATCATATCAAACACAGTACCAAGTAAAGTACCAAACAAACTATCACTGAGTCTGGTACTTGGTATATCTTTAAGCTTGAGTGGCTGCCAAATTTTGCCAAAACAGCCGCACTTGCCAGATAGTAAAGCATTATCTGCGCGAGTCAATGCGTTGTATCAGACCAGCCAACCACAGCAGCCAAGCAATGGGCTAAGCTCGAGCGACAATACCGATTTGGTAACCGCTATCAGTGCACAAAACCAGATTCATCCTGATCTATCTGGCTACCATCCTATTGTCACAGGGGCTAATGCTTTTGCGGCGCGTAGCATCCTAACAGGGATGGCCAACCGTAATATCGATGTGCAATATTATATTTGGCATAACGATCAGGCAGGTCAGCTATTATTAAAAGATCTTTGGGAAGCTGCTGAACGTGGGGTTATTGTCCGTCTTTTATTAGACGATTTTAATAATACCGCCACATTTGATCAGCATCTCTTGCGTTTTGCCAGTCACCCTAATATCGCTGTGCGTATTATCAACCCACTTATGCATCGCAAATTTCAAGCGCTAAACTTTGTTACAGGCTTGCCACGTATCAACCGACGCATGCACAATAAAAGTATGACTTTTGATAAGCAAATCACTATTATTGGCGGCCGTAATATCGGCAATGAGTATTTGAGTAACGATCAAAGCAGTCAGTTTGCTGATCTTGATGTTCTGCTAATAGGCAAAGTGGTCGCGGATATTGATAATAGCTTTATAGATTATTGGTCATCGCCTATATCTTTTGATGTCCAGACTTTGGTGAATCTTGATAAAGACGCAAGTAGCGACTTTTTGAGCAATTTAGATCAGCTAGAGGATGATAAGAGTCAACCTCGCAGTAGTTTATCGATGTATCGATCTGCCATTGAGGACTCCTCTATTGATACCGATATTATTAATAAGCGTATCCCTTTTCGCTGGACAGATATGCAGTTCTTGAGTGACGATGTCGGCAAATTGACCAAAAGTGTATCTGCTGATACTAATTTAGTTGCGCAGCTACGCACGCTTCTAGGTCGTCCCTCAAAGCAGCTGACTATTATTTCTTCCTACTTTGTGCCAACCAAAGACGGAGTAAATACTTTAGTACAATTGGCTGAATCTGGTATCAAGATTAAGATTTTAACCAATTCATTCGATGCCACTGATGTTACCGCTGTGCATTCAGGCTACAGCCAGTGGCGACCTAAGATGCTGCGCGCTGGCATAAAAATATATGAGCTCAAGTCCACTGCCAGTGAAGAGAAGCGTGAGAATAAGCTGTGGCGCGCCCGTAGCCAGTCATCAACCAGTTTACATGCCAAAACCTTTGCTATTGACGACCATCAAGTCTTTATTGGCTCCTATAATGTAGACCCGCGCTCTGCTAATATCAACACCGAAATGGGCGTGATCATTAATGATGATGAGCTGGCACGACAACTGCACGAAGCGCTTGATGACGATCTGCTAAACCAAGCCTATGAGGTCAAGATATTAGAGGGCGGCGAGCTACAATGGCACACGATAGTAGATGGCAAACCGGTTATCTATGGCGCTGAGCCTAAAGTGGATATCGCCGATCACGCTTGGCTAACTATCATGTCTTGGCTACCTATTGATTGGCTTCTTTGA